A stretch of the Anaeromyxobacter sp. genome encodes the following:
- the ttcA gene encoding tRNA 2-thiocytidine(32) synthetase TtcA codes for MIPPSRSPERGAFSVGGRARQRKRKMQEVERLERRITRAAAQAIADFGLVEAGDRILVGCSGGKDSYTLLHVLMRLQARAPIRFDLVAVNLDQGQPGYPAGVVEGHFQRVRVPYRMVSRPLWSEVQRLVRPGKTPCSICARLRRGVLYNVAVEEGCTKIALGHHRDDFVETLLLNALYAGSLKAMPALLRSADGRNTVIRPLVYAAEEDIAAFAALKGFPIVPCDVCGAQPQLRRRRVKALLAELSAEHAAVKGNLLNALGKVMPAYLLDRGLAAQVAAGTGLDPWIDSGEEEEGATDGRVSLPSNPPLRKLAGP; via the coding sequence ATGATTCCCCCCTCCCGTTCGCCGGAGAGAGGCGCGTTTAGCGTAGGGGGGCGGGCGCGTCAAAGGAAAAGAAAGATGCAGGAAGTCGAGAGGCTGGAGCGTCGCATCACCCGGGCCGCCGCGCAGGCCATCGCCGACTTCGGGCTGGTCGAGGCGGGCGACCGCATCCTGGTCGGCTGCTCCGGCGGGAAGGACAGCTACACCCTGCTGCACGTCCTGATGCGGCTGCAGGCGCGGGCCCCCATCCGCTTCGACCTGGTGGCGGTCAACCTGGACCAGGGGCAGCCGGGCTACCCGGCCGGCGTGGTCGAGGGCCACTTCCAGCGGGTGCGCGTCCCCTACCGGATGGTGAGCCGCCCGCTCTGGAGCGAGGTGCAGCGGCTGGTGAGGCCCGGCAAGACCCCCTGCTCCATCTGCGCCCGGCTGCGGCGCGGGGTCCTCTACAACGTGGCGGTGGAGGAGGGCTGCACCAAGATCGCGCTGGGCCACCACCGCGACGACTTCGTGGAGACCCTGCTGCTCAACGCGCTCTACGCCGGCTCGCTCAAGGCCATGCCGGCGCTGCTCCGCTCCGCCGACGGGCGCAACACCGTCATCCGGCCGCTGGTCTACGCCGCCGAGGAGGACATCGCCGCCTTCGCCGCCCTGAAGGGCTTCCCCATCGTGCCCTGCGACGTGTGCGGGGCGCAGCCGCAGCTGCGGCGCCGGCGGGTCAAGGCGCTCCTGGCCGAGCTCTCGGCCGAGCACGCCGCGGTGAAGGGCAACCTCCTGAACGCCCTCGGCAAGGTGATGCCGGCCTACCTGCTCGACCGCGGGCTGGCGGCCCAGGTGGCGGCCGGGACGGGGCTGGATCCGTGGATCGACTCGGGTGAGGAGGAGGAGGGTGCGACGGATGGCCGTGTCTCCTTGCCTTCGAACCCCCCGCTCCGTAAGCTCGCCGGCCCGTGA
- a CDS encoding zinc-ribbon domain-containing protein, which translates to MNFTCDQCHKLYSIADEKVAGRSFKVTCRQCGHVIQVKAASPASPAAPASAAAPTAPAPAAPAPAAPPVAQAAPVARPAAWPPPPPSAARPAAPAPAAPAPPAPKVVAPPPPAAPPRSFPAPRAAAAPPAPASTPTSTPTPTSTSTSAPAPAPTSTPTPTPAPAPAPASAPASAPDPDPLAGLDDGLPPAPLMPPLEASPAAAPRTVTVASEFDGPRIESTDQHHLFYESDPTHRPRVTAEWLLQNKKRHPILYVWMVGALGLLVAGGLAFSVWRVQQARRWPPDASTRSRYQEAPPPQTMVMPAEKVRGAAPAPEPLPVELPPEAPLEQKGAQGPPRGVGGEAGFESVGGGGGSGDLRERLRQQNLTIGKKDKRLLDLLEKKGDAAPAPGAAVARTELDSGRAALDEVAVRQTMAANANAYGACVTKAVKDSPGLRVDGRRATLMLTIKPSGVVQSAWIAEAELDKSPLGKCLVRAARRMIFPAFSGDPVDVSVPLALSTAL; encoded by the coding sequence GTGAACTTCACCTGCGACCAGTGTCACAAGCTCTACTCCATCGCCGATGAGAAGGTCGCTGGCCGCAGCTTCAAGGTGACCTGCCGGCAGTGCGGCCACGTCATCCAGGTGAAGGCGGCCTCCCCGGCCTCCCCGGCGGCCCCGGCGTCGGCCGCGGCCCCGACGGCGCCGGCTCCAGCGGCGCCGGCCCCAGCGGCGCCTCCGGTGGCTCAGGCCGCTCCGGTGGCCCGCCCCGCCGCCTGGCCGCCGCCGCCGCCATCCGCGGCCCGTCCGGCCGCCCCGGCGCCTGCGGCTCCGGCGCCGCCTGCTCCGAAGGTGGTCGCTCCGCCTCCGCCCGCAGCGCCGCCCCGCTCGTTCCCGGCGCCGCGGGCCGCGGCGGCGCCCCCGGCCCCGGCCTCGACCCCGACCTCGACCCCGACCCCGACCTCGACCTCGACCTCGGCCCCGGCCCCGGCCCCGACCTCGACCCCGACCCCGACCCCGGCCCCGGCCCCGGCCCCGGCCTCGGCCCCGGCCTCGGCCCCCGACCCCGACCCCCTGGCCGGCCTCGACGACGGCCTCCCCCCCGCGCCGCTCATGCCGCCGCTCGAGGCGTCCCCGGCAGCGGCGCCACGCACCGTCACGGTGGCCTCCGAGTTCGACGGCCCGCGCATCGAGAGCACCGACCAGCACCACCTCTTCTACGAGTCCGACCCGACCCACCGGCCGCGCGTCACGGCCGAGTGGCTCCTGCAGAACAAGAAGCGGCACCCCATCCTCTACGTCTGGATGGTCGGCGCGCTCGGCCTGCTGGTGGCGGGCGGGCTGGCCTTCTCGGTCTGGCGGGTGCAGCAGGCCCGCCGGTGGCCGCCGGACGCCTCGACCAGGTCCCGCTACCAGGAGGCCCCGCCGCCGCAGACCATGGTGATGCCGGCCGAGAAGGTGCGCGGCGCGGCGCCGGCGCCCGAGCCGCTCCCGGTGGAGCTGCCGCCCGAGGCGCCGCTGGAGCAGAAGGGCGCCCAGGGCCCGCCGCGCGGCGTGGGCGGCGAGGCCGGCTTCGAGTCGGTGGGCGGCGGGGGTGGCAGCGGCGACCTGCGCGAGCGGCTGCGCCAGCAGAACCTCACCATCGGCAAGAAGGACAAGCGGCTGCTCGACCTGCTGGAGAAGAAGGGCGACGCGGCCCCGGCCCCCGGCGCGGCGGTGGCGCGCACCGAGCTCGACTCCGGCCGCGCGGCGCTCGACGAGGTGGCGGTGCGCCAGACCATGGCCGCCAACGCCAACGCCTACGGCGCCTGCGTCACCAAGGCGGTCAAGGACAGCCCCGGGCTCAGGGTGGACGGCCGGCGTGCCACCCTCATGCTCACCATCAAGCCCTCCGGCGTGGTCCAGTCGGCCTGGATCGCCGAGGCCGAGCTCGACAAGAGCCCGCTCGGCAAGTGCCTGGTGCGCGCGGCCCGGCGCATGATCTTCCCCGCCTTCTCGGGAGACCCGGTGGACGTCTCGGTGCCGCTGGCGCTGAGCACCGCCCTCTAG